One stretch of Candidatus Brocadiaceae bacterium DNA includes these proteins:
- a CDS encoding DUF3820 family protein, whose translation MFTDKECLLKLVKTRMPFGKYKGRLLIDLPEAYVVWFAQQGFPKGELGNLLECLYEIKLNGLEYLLKPFR comes from the coding sequence ATGTTTACCGATAAAGAGTGCCTCTTAAAACTTGTGAAAACACGTATGCCATTTGGTAAATATAAAGGAAGGCTGCTGATTGATTTGCCGGAAGCGTATGTCGTGTGGTTTGCCCAACAGGGGTTCCCGAAAGGAGAATTGGGTAATTTGCTCGAATGTCTCTATGAAATCAAACTGAACGGATTGGAATATCTGCTAAAACCTTTTCGTTAA
- the pepF gene encoding oligoendopeptidase F — protein MNDIKTRNQIDDKYKWDLSVLYALDGDWEKDYQKVEREFSQLLQYKGSLADSNIFEKFMPLYVDLSLIKENLYVYANARFFEDTSNPIYEEMKGRIELLVSKISAGTVFIKKELSSLVKGDIDKMIRENFRLEGYRFFLESYARYNPHVLSEETETVLAEFEVVLNKMEDIFSAFHDNNITFEAFEHNGKKIHLSHARFSQILESPDRALRQKAFGCYYQPFRQNIDVLANTYSAKVLANIKLKKIRNYSSMLEMALFPDYLPTIVFNNLVEVVKKNIDVIGEFNALKQEELGIKELHFYDNYVPLVKNIDKEYPYKDAVDLVRTALQPLGEEYIMKFKEAVNARVIDVFESQNKRSGAFSWGSYASRGLIFLNYTGKFTDVSTFAHEFGHCLHRDYSIKSQPFIYYQNPIFLAEIASTLNEVLLFDHMAKVAKSGEEKKFFLYHNMKRIEATFFRQTMFAHFEKDIHEAAECGKVLMAKSITDIYRKNLETYLGEGMIIDEPLNYEWARIPHFYHAFYVYKYATSLSAAITLAARVTSGKKGAAEEYLAFLGAGSHKEPLEILKEAGVDLTGKEAYEVTVRKFKELLKEYKSL, from the coding sequence ATGAATGATATAAAAACAAGAAATCAAATAGATGACAAATACAAGTGGGATCTGTCCGTATTGTATGCATTGGATGGAGACTGGGAAAAGGACTACCAGAAGGTGGAAAGAGAATTTTCTCAGCTTTTACAATATAAAGGATCTCTTGCGGATTCCAATATATTTGAGAAGTTCATGCCGTTGTATGTTGACCTTTCTCTTATAAAAGAAAATTTATATGTTTATGCGAATGCGCGTTTTTTTGAGGACACAAGCAATCCGATATATGAGGAGATGAAGGGACGTATTGAATTACTTGTTTCAAAGATTTCTGCCGGGACCGTATTTATTAAAAAAGAGTTATCCTCTCTGGTGAAGGGTGATATCGATAAAATGATTCGTGAAAATTTCAGACTGGAAGGATATCGTTTCTTTTTGGAAAGTTATGCCCGATACAATCCACATGTCTTGTCTGAAGAAACGGAAACCGTTTTAGCGGAATTTGAGGTCGTTTTGAACAAGATGGAGGATATATTTTCCGCCTTTCATGATAACAATATTACATTCGAGGCATTTGAACATAACGGAAAAAAAATACACCTGTCTCATGCAAGGTTTTCCCAGATACTGGAATCTCCCGATAGAGCACTTCGCCAGAAAGCGTTTGGTTGTTATTACCAACCTTTCCGGCAGAATATTGATGTGCTTGCAAACACTTATTCTGCTAAGGTGCTTGCAAACATTAAGCTCAAAAAGATTCGCAACTATTCATCAATGCTGGAAATGGCATTATTTCCCGATTATTTACCAACCATAGTATTTAATAATTTAGTTGAGGTTGTTAAAAAAAACATTGATGTGATTGGTGAGTTCAACGCTCTTAAACAGGAAGAACTGGGGATTAAGGAACTGCACTTTTATGATAATTATGTTCCGTTGGTGAAAAATATTGATAAAGAATATCCTTATAAAGATGCGGTTGATTTGGTTCGTACGGCGCTTCAACCCCTTGGTGAGGAATATATCATGAAGTTTAAAGAGGCTGTCAATGCACGTGTTATTGATGTATTTGAATCTCAAAACAAGAGATCGGGGGCTTTTTCCTGGGGGAGTTATGCAAGCCGTGGATTAATCTTTTTAAATTACACGGGAAAGTTCACCGATGTTTCAACATTTGCACATGAATTCGGTCATTGCCTGCATCGAGATTACTCTATTAAAAGTCAACCATTTATCTATTACCAGAATCCGATCTTTCTCGCCGAGATAGCTTCTACACTCAATGAGGTGTTGTTGTTTGACCATATGGCAAAGGTCGCCAAGTCCGGAGAGGAGAAGAAATTCTTTTTGTATCACAACATGAAACGCATAGAAGCGACCTTTTTCAGACAGACCATGTTTGCACATTTTGAAAAGGATATTCATGAGGCGGCTGAATGTGGAAAGGTGCTTATGGCAAAGAGCATAACTGATATTTACAGGAAAAATCTTGAAACTTATTTGGGCGAAGGAATGATTATTGATGAGCCGTTAAACTATGAGTGGGCTCGTATTCCCCATTTTTACCATGCTTTTTATGTCTATAAATATGCTACGAGTTTGTCTGCGGCAATAACTTTGGCTGCGCGTGTGACTTCAGGTAAAAAAGGCGCTGCCGAAGAGTATCTGGCATTTTTGGGAGCTGGATCACATAAGGAGCCGCTTGAAATTCTCAAAGAAGCCGGGGTTGATCTTACCGGGAAAGAAGCATACGAAGTGACGGTCAGGAAATTTAAAGAGTTGTTGAAAGAATACAAGTCATTATAG
- a CDS encoding peptide chain release factor-like protein: MSIFNVSSKKEKDLLERMKQLNVSENDIEEKFIRSSGPGGQKVNKSSSGVSLHHLPTGAKVKCGKERSQPLNRFFARRMLLDQIERVQKGFTAEEKKRIEKIRRQKRKRSKNAKKKMAARQERSENRG, from the coding sequence ATGTCCATTTTCAATGTATCTTCCAAGAAAGAGAAAGACCTTCTGGAGCGTATGAAACAGCTCAATGTTTCTGAAAATGATATTGAAGAAAAATTTATCCGCTCGTCAGGCCCTGGGGGGCAGAAGGTTAACAAATCCTCTTCCGGTGTTTCACTCCATCACCTTCCCACTGGCGCCAAAGTTAAGTGTGGGAAGGAACGTTCACAACCTCTCAATCGGTTTTTTGCCAGAAGAATGCTTCTGGATCAGATTGAGCGCGTGCAGAAAGGTTTTACTGCTGAAGAAAAAAAACGAATTGAGAAAATCAGGAGGCAGAAACGAAAGAGGTCGAAAAATGCAAAAAAGAAGATGGCCGCCAGACAGGAACGATCTGAAAATAGAGGTTGA
- a CDS encoding OBAP family protein gives MTRHSCKKRIVAAGITALFCVMFIGFNDTIADNSGHGVANVTNLKYADPVKDIHLYLCAFHIAKNNPGFEVEAHHYCSMRNLDVRKGEIHQCVIYDSKETPAKLLGVEYIISNETYKTLPDNEKKYWHPHAYEIVSGQLIVPDLTDMGDKALEGFMESWGKTFHTWPDPGTEIPLGEPLLMWSAGADGQISKAMIDKRDKQFGISTDKLRERRKMYGYQVPKVDVPKSTEETGRQWTNKGPDKPEMLKQSK, from the coding sequence ATGACTCGACATTCCTGCAAAAAGAGGATAGTTGCAGCAGGCATTACTGCGCTTTTTTGTGTAATGTTTATTGGATTTAATGACACGATAGCTGACAATTCCGGACATGGTGTTGCAAATGTTACGAACCTGAAATATGCTGATCCTGTTAAAGATATTCATCTGTACCTGTGTGCATTTCATATTGCAAAAAATAACCCTGGCTTTGAGGTAGAAGCACATCATTACTGTTCAATGCGCAATCTTGATGTGCGCAAAGGCGAAATACATCAGTGCGTAATATACGACTCCAAAGAAACACCTGCAAAACTCCTTGGTGTAGAATATATTATCAGTAATGAAACCTATAAAACGCTACCGGACAACGAAAAAAAGTATTGGCATCCTCATGCATATGAAATAGTATCCGGCCAACTCATTGTCCCTGATTTAACTGATATGGGAGACAAGGCACTTGAAGGCTTTATGGAGAGCTGGGGTAAAACATTCCATACCTGGCCTGATCCTGGTACCGAGATACCTTTAGGCGAGCCGCTCCTGATGTGGTCTGCGGGTGCTGACGGACAGATAAGCAAGGCGATGATAGACAAACGTGACAAGCAATTTGGCATTTCTACGGACAAACTCCGTGAACGGAGAAAAATGTATGGCTACCAGGTTCCGAAAGTGGACGTGCCTAAGTCAACCGAAGAAACCGGGCGCCAATGGACAAACAAGGGACCGGATAAGCCTGAAATGTTAAAACAAAGTAAATAA
- the ndk gene encoding nucleoside-diphosphate kinase, translating to MEKTLVILKPDAIQRRLSGKIITRLEEKGFQIVGLKMMQMKEDLARKHYAVHKERDFFEPLIKYTTSSPVIILVLKGKNAIEVVRKMMGTTFGSQAEPGTIRGDYGLSNRVNLIHGSDSPASAEKEINIFFHKDELLEYTPADQQWIYDVSTGEAV from the coding sequence ATGGAAAAAACTTTAGTGATATTAAAACCAGATGCCATTCAACGACGCCTTTCGGGAAAGATCATTACCCGACTGGAAGAAAAAGGATTTCAAATAGTAGGGCTCAAGATGATGCAGATGAAAGAGGATTTGGCACGAAAACACTATGCGGTACATAAAGAAAGGGACTTTTTTGAACCCCTTATTAAATACACCACTTCTTCTCCGGTAATTATCCTGGTTTTGAAAGGTAAAAACGCTATAGAAGTTGTCAGGAAAATGATGGGTACCACATTCGGTTCCCAGGCTGAACCTGGCACTATTCGGGGTGATTATGGACTCAGCAACCGCGTTAACCTGATTCACGGCTCTGATTCTCCTGCATCCGCCGAAAAAGAAATTAACATTTTCTTCCATAAAGACGAACTCCTAGAATACACACCTGCTGATCAACAATGGATTTATGATGTATCAACAGGAGAGGCTGTATAG
- a CDS encoding DUF4416 family protein produces the protein MGAISKPKPVNLLIGVLTSIHELFEIIEKELESYFGAIDLRSDILPFDFTKYYDNEMGKGLQRQFFCFEELIAPERIARTKIQTNSIEESMASTKKYLVKRPINLDPGYLNESKLILASTKDFSHRIYLQDGIFAEVTLNYRDKGKYEAFPWTFPDYQSSAYHEFFLKARELYVKKLKQKDSIVWKKL, from the coding sequence GTGGGCGCCATATCGAAGCCAAAACCGGTAAATTTACTTATTGGCGTCTTAACAAGCATCCATGAACTTTTCGAGATTATTGAAAAGGAATTGGAATCATACTTCGGTGCTATCGATCTCCGAAGCGACATCCTCCCATTTGATTTTACAAAATATTACGACAATGAAATGGGAAAGGGTTTGCAAAGACAATTCTTTTGTTTTGAGGAATTGATTGCTCCTGAAAGGATTGCCAGGACCAAGATCCAAACAAATAGTATCGAAGAATCTATGGCTTCCACAAAAAAATATTTGGTGAAACGCCCTATAAACCTAGACCCCGGATATCTTAATGAAAGCAAACTGATACTGGCTTCCACAAAGGACTTCTCTCATCGGATTTATTTGCAAGATGGTATCTTTGCTGAAGTAACATTAAACTATCGTGATAAAGGAAAGTATGAAGCATTCCCATGGACATTTCCTGATTATCAGTCATCTGCGTATCATGAATTTTTCCTTAAGGCAAGGGAATTATATGTTAAGAAACTCAAGCAAAAGGACAGTATTGTATGGAAAAAACTTTAG
- a CDS encoding proline--tRNA ligase has translation MKWSRTLIPTLKESPAEAEIDSHKLMIRAGLIRRIAAGAYAYLPLGTRVLHKVIAIVRTEMDRAGAIEVFLPALQPLDLLQESGRLNVFGDDLITFQDRHGKITALGPTHEEVITSIVKNEINSYRQLPIIPYQIQTKFRDETRPRFGVLRSKEFIMKDAYSFDIDNQGLNKSYQSMYDAYCRIFNRCGIDYIVVEADSGAMGGDVSHEFMVPSPVGEDILIRCLKCGYSTNRERAEASPVSPEDSNTPQQLEEIPTPGKHTIQEVSDFLHIHPCQMLKTMIYIANGKPVAVLLRGDHEVNETKLAKVLGQESVTLADNNTIEKVTGAPVGFAGPVGLPVKIIADQTVSTLRNVVTGANKADTHLLNVNSERDFNIDQIANLRYVVKGDMCPKCNNELDISYGIEIGHVFKLGTKYSDALKARFLDTNGKEKSITMGCYGIGINRILASIIEKSHDENGIIWPLSLTPYHVIVIPVNVNDSATMHAAENIYETIGGNSGIDVLLDDRNQRPGVKFKDADLIGIPIKIIIGKKFTETKEIEIKLRKSGESFLVRSDQVIPKVKEILETLRFPDSD, from the coding sequence ATGAAATGGTCTCGCACACTCATCCCTACACTCAAGGAAAGCCCTGCGGAAGCTGAAATAGATAGCCATAAGCTCATGATTCGCGCTGGCCTTATCCGGAGAATAGCCGCAGGCGCTTATGCCTATTTACCTTTGGGAACACGAGTCCTGCACAAGGTTATTGCTATTGTACGCACGGAAATGGACCGTGCGGGGGCTATCGAGGTATTTCTTCCCGCGTTACAACCTTTAGATTTGCTACAGGAAAGTGGTCGCCTGAATGTGTTTGGCGATGATTTAATAACATTTCAGGATCGACACGGAAAGATTACGGCATTAGGCCCCACTCACGAAGAGGTTATTACCTCAATTGTAAAAAACGAAATTAATTCTTATAGGCAACTTCCCATCATACCATACCAGATCCAAACCAAATTTCGGGATGAGACAAGACCCCGATTCGGTGTACTGCGAAGTAAAGAATTTATCATGAAGGATGCCTACAGTTTTGATATAGACAACCAGGGGCTTAATAAGAGTTATCAATCCATGTATGATGCTTATTGTCGCATATTCAACCGATGCGGCATTGATTATATTGTTGTAGAAGCAGACTCCGGCGCCATGGGAGGAGATGTATCACATGAGTTTATGGTGCCCAGTCCCGTTGGGGAAGATATTCTCATTCGATGCCTGAAATGCGGTTATAGTACGAACCGTGAAAGGGCAGAGGCATCACCTGTTTCCCCGGAAGACAGTAACACCCCTCAACAGCTTGAAGAGATACCTACTCCAGGAAAGCACACAATACAGGAGGTTAGTGACTTTTTGCACATACATCCATGTCAGATGCTTAAAACCATGATTTATATTGCGAATGGAAAACCCGTAGCTGTGCTCCTGCGAGGCGATCACGAAGTAAACGAAACCAAACTGGCAAAAGTACTGGGACAAGAAAGTGTCACCCTTGCAGACAATAATACCATTGAAAAGGTAACAGGCGCACCAGTGGGATTTGCCGGTCCGGTAGGCTTGCCGGTAAAGATTATCGCAGACCAGACTGTATCAACACTTCGAAATGTTGTTACGGGAGCTAACAAAGCGGACACCCATTTACTCAATGTAAATAGTGAAAGAGACTTCAACATAGATCAAATCGCCAACCTTCGTTACGTTGTGAAGGGTGATATGTGTCCAAAATGCAACAACGAGCTTGACATTTCATATGGCATAGAAATCGGACATGTCTTCAAGCTAGGGACGAAATACAGTGATGCACTTAAGGCACGGTTTTTGGATACAAACGGCAAAGAAAAATCTATCACCATGGGATGTTACGGCATTGGAATAAACCGAATACTCGCATCAATCATCGAAAAATCACACGATGAAAATGGTATTATATGGCCACTGTCGTTAACCCCTTACCATGTAATAGTGATTCCTGTCAATGTAAATGATAGTGCCACGATGCATGCTGCAGAAAATATTTATGAAACCATTGGCGGCAATTCGGGAATTGATGTTTTGCTCGACGACAGGAACCAGAGGCCAGGAGTAAAATTCAAAGACGCGGACTTGATCGGCATCCCCATAAAAATCATTATAGGTAAGAAGTTCACGGAGACGAAAGAGATTGAAATAAAGCTAAGGAAAAGTGGTGAATCCTTCCTGGTACGATCAGATCAAGTAATACCAAAGGTAAAGGAGATACTTGAAACTTTGAGATTTCCAGATTCTGATTGA
- a CDS encoding cytochrome c, whose translation MKLKNGIIAGTLALVVAGVASVSYGATQQELCKKMWGPFQELRKVTGLMESGQMDGAKTAAQGKAILEDATTSRDSVAVDENYKVLNGEVIFHAEGIVKGGEAGDLEEIQVQFRRLTIACRNCHKIYQSERRLVP comes from the coding sequence ATGAAGTTAAAAAATGGTATAATTGCCGGAACATTAGCATTGGTCGTTGCTGGTGTGGCATCCGTAAGTTATGGGGCTACGCAACAGGAGCTTTGTAAGAAGATGTGGGGGCCCTTCCAGGAGTTGAGAAAGGTTACGGGGCTTATGGAATCTGGCCAGATGGATGGCGCAAAAACCGCAGCGCAGGGAAAAGCTATTCTTGAAGACGCAACCACCTCCCGGGATAGTGTTGCCGTCGACGAGAACTACAAGGTTTTGAATGGAGAAGTGATCTTCCATGCTGAGGGTATCGTTAAAGGTGGTGAAGCTGGGGATTTAGAGGAAATTCAGGTGCAGTTTAGGAGGCTTACTATCGCCTGTAGGAATTGCCATAAGATCTATCAGTCTGAAAGAAGGCTTGTACCGTAA
- a CDS encoding cytochrome c, whose translation MKLFRLPYIIPIVAGLGLTVVSSAWALTHHTPGDTTKSPYTIYAGLGFAVQESCYYCHGNGGAGTSKGKSFGVPDFTDAGFQSSKTDEQLIAHINKGSGKCPSYQGKMSPSMIEKMVEIVRNFAKK comes from the coding sequence ATGAAGCTGTTCCGTTTGCCTTATATTATACCGATCGTTGCAGGGCTAGGCTTGACCGTTGTCAGTTCTGCCTGGGCGTTAACGCACCACACACCTGGCGATACAACGAAGAGTCCGTATACGATTTATGCCGGTCTCGGTTTTGCTGTTCAGGAAAGCTGTTATTATTGCCATGGAAATGGTGGCGCAGGCACTTCAAAGGGAAAGAGTTTTGGAGTTCCTGACTTTACTGATGCAGGTTTTCAGTCCTCAAAAACAGATGAGCAACTTATAGCACACATAAACAAGGGAAGTGGAAAATGCCCTTCCTATCAGGGAAAGATGTCTCCTTCCATGATTGAGAAAATGGTTGAGATTGTAAGAAATTTTGCAAAGAAGTAG
- a CDS encoding RNA-binding transcriptional accessory protein → MTSISENSILLKIISVDSSVSQQQVSSTLTLLEGGNTVPFIARYRKEITGNIDEVKIRTIDEKRIYFKELLDRKDVILKTIEEQKKLTPELKAKIEGCYEKSELEDLYLPFKPKRKTKATVAMEKGLEPLATFLYKQETGKKSTEELAAEFVNQEKGVHSVEEALEGALHIIAEWIAENATFRKHLREMMLKNGILSSRVLKGKEGTKSKFEMYYDFKEPVATIPSHRILAIRRGAEEGILAFFIEIEAENILHYLKEQVIKTPHSSFAPYLESAIKDCYTRLLNTSIQTEVRLLLKKRADEEAIAVFRENLENLLLSPPAGPKTVIGIDPGLRTGCKVAVVGSTGKLLEHATIYPTEPKNDIAGATKSLLTLINKYHVEAISIGNGTASRETESFIKKLLKEQNTGDVFSIIVNEAGASIYSASDIAREEFPDLDLTIRGAISIARRLQDPLAELVKIDPKSIGVGQYQHDVDQKKLKEGLEETVESCVNRVGVDLNTASYALLRYVAGINETVAKRIIQYREKSGPFDSRTKLLQISGFGEKTFQQSAGFLRIRGGMNPLDGTAVHPESYYIVECIAASLGITLAGLIENSNIIQTMNFDQFTDEKTGMYTLNDIREELLRPGRDPREKFVTASFREDVLDITDLTNGMELEGVVTNVTNFGAFVDVGVHQDGLIHISELSHTFIKVPSEAVKVGELVKVMVLSVDVPMKRIALSRKALLPLTGKKEIQKRKHLKTIADQIKTFKEKYERK, encoded by the coding sequence ATGACATCAATTTCAGAAAATTCTATACTCCTTAAAATAATTTCTGTAGATTCAAGCGTATCTCAACAACAAGTATCATCTACACTTACATTGCTCGAAGGTGGAAACACGGTTCCGTTTATTGCCCGATATCGAAAGGAAATAACCGGAAACATCGACGAGGTAAAGATTCGAACTATAGACGAAAAGAGAATATATTTCAAGGAGCTATTGGACCGCAAAGATGTAATTCTTAAAACGATAGAAGAACAGAAAAAGCTGACACCGGAGTTAAAGGCAAAAATAGAAGGATGCTATGAAAAGAGTGAGCTAGAAGACCTTTACCTGCCATTCAAACCCAAGAGGAAAACCAAGGCGACTGTAGCCATGGAAAAGGGGTTAGAACCGTTAGCAACATTTCTTTATAAACAAGAAACAGGAAAAAAGAGTACAGAGGAACTGGCTGCGGAATTTGTGAATCAAGAAAAAGGGGTTCATTCCGTTGAAGAGGCATTAGAAGGCGCCCTTCATATAATAGCTGAGTGGATCGCGGAAAATGCCACTTTCAGAAAACACCTTCGGGAAATGATGTTAAAGAATGGAATTCTCTCATCAAGAGTTTTAAAGGGCAAGGAGGGTACAAAATCAAAATTTGAAATGTACTATGACTTTAAAGAACCTGTTGCTACCATCCCATCACATCGTATACTGGCTATCCGCCGAGGCGCCGAAGAGGGAATTCTCGCATTTTTTATAGAGATCGAAGCGGAAAACATTTTACATTATTTAAAAGAACAAGTAATAAAAACTCCCCATTCATCCTTTGCCCCCTATCTTGAAAGCGCTATTAAGGACTGTTATACAAGGCTGCTGAATACTTCCATTCAGACAGAAGTCCGCCTGTTGCTAAAAAAACGGGCCGACGAAGAGGCAATCGCGGTGTTCCGTGAAAACCTGGAAAACCTTCTGCTTTCCCCTCCCGCAGGACCAAAAACCGTTATCGGCATTGATCCCGGTCTCAGAACGGGATGCAAAGTGGCTGTAGTTGGAAGTACCGGCAAGTTATTGGAACATGCAACTATCTACCCTACGGAACCAAAAAATGATATTGCCGGCGCAACAAAATCCTTGCTAACCCTTATCAATAAGTACCATGTTGAAGCTATTAGCATTGGAAACGGAACCGCGTCAAGAGAAACTGAAAGTTTTATAAAAAAATTGCTAAAAGAACAAAACACAGGTGATGTTTTCTCAATTATCGTCAATGAAGCGGGGGCATCAATATATTCTGCATCTGATATCGCCAGAGAGGAATTCCCAGACCTCGATCTCACTATACGGGGCGCAATATCAATTGCAAGGCGTTTACAGGATCCCCTTGCAGAGCTGGTAAAGATTGACCCAAAGTCTATCGGTGTTGGGCAGTACCAACACGACGTTGATCAGAAAAAGTTGAAAGAGGGGCTAGAGGAAACGGTAGAATCCTGTGTAAACCGCGTAGGGGTTGACCTGAATACAGCATCTTATGCACTCCTTCGGTATGTTGCAGGAATCAATGAGACCGTAGCAAAAAGGATTATTCAATATCGGGAAAAAAGCGGCCCTTTTGATTCTAGAACAAAATTGTTGCAAATTTCCGGATTTGGAGAAAAAACATTTCAACAATCGGCCGGTTTTTTAAGAATAAGGGGAGGTATGAACCCCCTTGACGGCACTGCAGTCCATCCTGAGTCATACTATATTGTTGAGTGCATAGCAGCTTCGCTTGGAATTACATTGGCTGGATTGATTGAAAATTCAAACATTATACAAACTATGAACTTTGATCAGTTTACAGATGAAAAAACCGGCATGTATACCTTAAACGATATCAGAGAAGAACTTCTAAGACCCGGAAGGGACCCAAGAGAAAAATTTGTAACGGCATCATTCAGGGAAGACGTTTTGGATATAACGGACCTAACCAACGGGATGGAACTCGAGGGTGTCGTAACAAATGTGACTAATTTTGGCGCTTTTGTGGACGTAGGAGTTCACCAGGACGGCCTTATTCATATCTCAGAACTTTCCCATACATTCATAAAGGTCCCAAGCGAAGCGGTAAAGGTAGGTGAGTTGGTAAAGGTGATGGTTTTATCCGTAGACGTACCTATGAAGAGGATAGCTCTTTCCAGAAAAGCACTCCTGCCGCTTACCGGGAAGAAGGAGATACAAAAACGAAAACATCTAAAAACAATTGCCGACCAAATTAAAACATTTAAGGAAAAGTACGAAAGAAAATAA
- a CDS encoding peptidylprolyl isomerase: protein MDKQQWNKPPEMQIDLEKTYQGIIETSRGTITVQFYPQHAPKTVNNFIFLAREGFYDGITFHRVINNFMIQGGDPTGTGMGGPGYQFEDEIKGNPLTHDTGVLSMANAGPSTNGSQFFITHAPQPHLNGMHTVFGKVINGQDVVNDIKQGDTITKVTITES from the coding sequence ATGGATAAACAACAATGGAACAAACCACCGGAAATGCAGATTGATCTCGAAAAAACGTATCAGGGAATCATTGAAACGAGCAGAGGTACCATTACCGTACAATTTTACCCGCAACATGCGCCCAAAACGGTTAATAACTTCATCTTCTTGGCCAGGGAGGGCTTTTACGATGGCATTACGTTCCACCGTGTAATCAACAACTTTATGATACAAGGAGGGGACCCTACAGGCACGGGAATGGGAGGCCCCGGCTACCAGTTTGAAGACGAGATAAAAGGTAATCCATTGACTCATGATACTGGTGTACTTTCAATGGCCAATGCCGGACCAAGTACCAATGGGAGTCAATTCTTTATCACACACGCACCACAGCCACACCTTAACGGCATGCATACTGTGTTTGGGAAAGTAATCAACGGTCAGGATGTTGTCAATGACATCAAACAAGGTGACACGATAACGAAAGTAACGATTACCGAAAGTTAA